The Glycine soja cultivar W05 chromosome 6, ASM419377v2, whole genome shotgun sequence genome has a window encoding:
- the LOC114415406 gene encoding general transcription and DNA repair factor IIH subunit TFB4-like isoform X4, producing MPSASSKLYADDVSLLVVTLDTNPFFWSTFPFPFAEFLSQVLAFLNSILLLGQLNQVIVIATGCNSCGYIYDSTSDKNHGSTTGTMPALYSNLLHNLDEFLARDRQLDADAAHAPGTVPSSLLSGSLSMALCYIQRAFRSGPMPPQPRILCLQGVADGPEQYVAIMNAIFSAQHSTVPIDSCYIGSNNSAFLQQASYITGGIYYKPPQLDGLYQYLSTVFATDLHSRAFLRLPKSVGVDFRASCFCHKQTIDMGYVCSVCLSIFCEHHDKCSTCGG from the exons ATGCCTTCTGCTTCTTCCAAACTCTACGCAG ATGACGTGAGCCTCCTCGTTGTAACGCTAGACACCAACCCTTTCTTCTGGAGCACTTTCCCCTTCCCCTTCGCCGAGTTCCTCTCCCAA GTACTCGCTTTTCTCAACTCGATCTTGCTCCTCGGCCAGCTCAACCAGGTGATCGTCATCGCCACCGGATGCAACTCTTGCGGCTACATTTACGATTCCACTTCCGATAAGAACCATGGCTCCACCACCGGTACAATGCCCGCGCTTTATTCCAATTTACTTCACAATCTCGATGAGTTTCTCGCTAGGGACCGCCAATTAGATGCCGACGCGGCTCACGCACCGGGAACCGTTCCTTCTTCGCTGTTATCAGGCTCCTTGTCCATGGCGCTTTGTT ATATACAGAGAGCTTTTCGTTCGGGACCAATGCCTCCTCAGCCTCGG ATTTTATGTTTGCAAGGGGTTGCTGATGGACCAGAACA GTATGTGGCAATCATGAATGCAATTTTCTCTGCACAGCACTCTACA GTTCCTATAGATTCTTGTTATATTGGTTCAAACAATTCTGCATTCCTCCAGCAG GCTTCATACATAACTGGTGGAATATATTACAAGCCTCCCCAATTGGACGGGCTTTATCAATATCTTTCA ACAGTGTTTGCAACTGATTTGCATTCTCGTGCATTTTTACGGCTTCCTAAATCTGTGGGTGTGGATTTTCGTGCCTC GTGTTTCTGCCATAAGCAAACAATTGACATGGGCTATGTGTGTTCTGTATGCTTATCCATATTCTGTGAGCACCATGATAAGTGTTCAACCTGTGG GGGTTAG
- the LOC114415403 gene encoding nucleolin-like isoform X2, protein MLAQGVGDDDGAKISGKEGEKGTSTQESEEPKEECEAKDAKDLCPEDEEKMEDSPVLGLLKEQKRAKLETKDDKGNGTKVVPIEALIKKAVRKRSSYIKANAEKITMAGLRRLLEEDLKLDKFTLDPYKKFVSQQLDEVLASSEVPKPSNNAKKIVKKKPDTKVTKKVSSEENSDTSDKETDEEESEEDEVKPRKKIVPKGKVKTSVQPKKRKGEETDLSSKKRVKPAKATSEDNSDAEDDGKNSEDDQSSSSPEKPSKKKEVSTPVYGKHVEHLKSVIKACGMSVPPVIYKKVKQVPENKREEQLIKELEEILSREGLSSNPSEKEIKEVKRKKARAKELEGIDLSNIVSSSRRRSTSSYTSPPPPKPKVPVETSGNGAECSDNDDEDNDNEEDEEEDSGDDDGSQSEEFNDDEEDSD, encoded by the exons ATGCTTGCTCAAG GGGTTGGAGATGATGATGGGGCAAAGATATCAGGGAAAGAAGGGGAAAAAGGTACAAGTACACAAGAGTCAGAAGAACCAAAAGAAGAATGTGAAGCAAAAGATGCGAAGGATCTTTGCCCTGAAGATGAGGAGAAAATGGAAGACTCTCCAGTCTTAGGTCTTCTTAAAGAACAAAAAAGGGCTAAACTTGAAACCAAGGATGATAAAGGCAATGGAACCAAAGTAGTTCCAATTGAGGCCCTAATTAAGAAAGCTGTTAGAAAAAGATCTTCGTACATCAAGGCTAATGCAGA GAAAATCACTATGGCTGGTCTTCGTCGACTCTTGGAGGAAGATCTTAAACTTGATAAATTTACTCTGGATCCCTATAAGAAGTTTGTAAGTCAACAGCTTGATGAG GTATTAGCATCGTCTGAAGTTCCCAAACCTTCAAATAATGCTAAGAAAATTGTTAAGAAAAAACCTGATACCAAAGTAACTAAAAAGGTCAGCAGTGAAGAGAACTCTGATACTTCAGATAAGGAGACTGATGAGGAAGAGAGTGAGGAAGATGAAGTTAAACCTAGGAAAAAAATTGTTCCAAAAGGCAAGGTGAAGACTTCTGTCCAACCCAAAAAGCGTAAAGGAGAGGAGACTGATCTATCCAGTAAGAAAAGGGTCAAACCTGCTAAAGCAACCTCAGAAGACAATAGTGATGCAGAAGATGATGGGAAGAACTCTGAAGATGATCAGTCCTCTTCATCACCTGAGAAACCTTCCAAG AAGAAAGAAGTTTCAACTCCTGTGTATGGTAAACATGTGGAGCACTTAAAGTCTGTTATTAAAGCATGTGGAATGAG TGTTCCTcctgtaatttacaaaaaagtCAAGCAAGTGCCTGAAAACAAACGAGAAGAGCAGCTAATTAAGGAGTTGGAGGAAATACTGTCTAGAGAAGGGCTGTCTTCAAATCCATCTGAAAAGG AAATCAAGGAAGTAAAAAGGAAGAAGGCGAGAGCCAAAGAACTTGAGGGTATTGATCTAAGCAATATTGTGTCAAGTTCACGTAGAAGATCAACAAGTAGTTATACATCTCCTCCACCTCCAAAGCCGAAGGTTCCAGTTGAAACTAGTGGCAATGGGGCTGAATGTAGTGATAATGATGATGAAGACAATGATaatgaagaggatgaggaaGAGGATAGTGGTGACGATGATGGAAGTCAGAGTGAAGAATTTAATGATG ATGAAGAGGACAGTGATTGA
- the LOC114415403 gene encoding nucleolin-like isoform X1, translated as MAEDSEGTAKKEEILESQIETAMRSRVSLFKEQSDSLTFEGVRRLLEKDLGLEEYALDVHKRFIKQCLLKCLEGVGDDDGAKISGKEGEKGTSTQESEEPKEECEAKDAKDLCPEDEEKMEDSPVLGLLKEQKRAKLETKDDKGNGTKVVPIEALIKKAVRKRSSYIKANAEKITMAGLRRLLEEDLKLDKFTLDPYKKFVSQQLDEVLASSEVPKPSNNAKKIVKKKPDTKVTKKVSSEENSDTSDKETDEEESEEDEVKPRKKIVPKGKVKTSVQPKKRKGEETDLSSKKRVKPAKATSEDNSDAEDDGKNSEDDQSSSSPEKPSKKKEVSTPVYGKHVEHLKSVIKACGMSVPPVIYKKVKQVPENKREEQLIKELEEILSREGLSSNPSEKEIKEVKRKKARAKELEGIDLSNIVSSSRRRSTSSYTSPPPPKPKVPVETSGNGAECSDNDDEDNDNEEDEEEDSGDDDGSQSEEFNDDEEDSD; from the exons atGGCAGAAGACAGCGAAGGGACGGCAAAGAAGGAGGAGATTTTAGAGTCTCAGATTGAAACCGCTATGCGCTCTCGCGTTTCTCTCTTCAAGGAACAATCTGA CTCCTTGACGTTCGAGGGTGTTCGTCGATTGCTCGAGAAAGACCTGGGATTGGAGGAGTATGCTTTGGATGTGCATAAGAGATTTATCAAGCAATGCTTGCTCAAG TGCTTAGAAGGGGTTGGAGATGATGATGGGGCAAAGATATCAGGGAAAGAAGGGGAAAAAGGTACAAGTACACAAGAGTCAGAAGAACCAAAAGAAGAATGTGAAGCAAAAGATGCGAAGGATCTTTGCCCTGAAGATGAGGAGAAAATGGAAGACTCTCCAGTCTTAGGTCTTCTTAAAGAACAAAAAAGGGCTAAACTTGAAACCAAGGATGATAAAGGCAATGGAACCAAAGTAGTTCCAATTGAGGCCCTAATTAAGAAAGCTGTTAGAAAAAGATCTTCGTACATCAAGGCTAATGCAGA GAAAATCACTATGGCTGGTCTTCGTCGACTCTTGGAGGAAGATCTTAAACTTGATAAATTTACTCTGGATCCCTATAAGAAGTTTGTAAGTCAACAGCTTGATGAG GTATTAGCATCGTCTGAAGTTCCCAAACCTTCAAATAATGCTAAGAAAATTGTTAAGAAAAAACCTGATACCAAAGTAACTAAAAAGGTCAGCAGTGAAGAGAACTCTGATACTTCAGATAAGGAGACTGATGAGGAAGAGAGTGAGGAAGATGAAGTTAAACCTAGGAAAAAAATTGTTCCAAAAGGCAAGGTGAAGACTTCTGTCCAACCCAAAAAGCGTAAAGGAGAGGAGACTGATCTATCCAGTAAGAAAAGGGTCAAACCTGCTAAAGCAACCTCAGAAGACAATAGTGATGCAGAAGATGATGGGAAGAACTCTGAAGATGATCAGTCCTCTTCATCACCTGAGAAACCTTCCAAG AAGAAAGAAGTTTCAACTCCTGTGTATGGTAAACATGTGGAGCACTTAAAGTCTGTTATTAAAGCATGTGGAATGAG TGTTCCTcctgtaatttacaaaaaagtCAAGCAAGTGCCTGAAAACAAACGAGAAGAGCAGCTAATTAAGGAGTTGGAGGAAATACTGTCTAGAGAAGGGCTGTCTTCAAATCCATCTGAAAAGG AAATCAAGGAAGTAAAAAGGAAGAAGGCGAGAGCCAAAGAACTTGAGGGTATTGATCTAAGCAATATTGTGTCAAGTTCACGTAGAAGATCAACAAGTAGTTATACATCTCCTCCACCTCCAAAGCCGAAGGTTCCAGTTGAAACTAGTGGCAATGGGGCTGAATGTAGTGATAATGATGATGAAGACAATGATaatgaagaggatgaggaaGAGGATAGTGGTGACGATGATGGAAGTCAGAGTGAAGAATTTAATGATG ATGAAGAGGACAGTGATTGA
- the LOC114415406 gene encoding general transcription and DNA repair factor IIH subunit TFB4-like isoform X1, producing the protein MPSASSKLYADDVSLLVVTLDTNPFFWSTFPFPFAEFLSQVLAFLNSILLLGQLNQVIVIATGCNSCGYIYDSTSDKNHGSTTGTMPALYSNLLHNLDEFLARDRQLDADAAHAPGTVPSSLLSGSLSMALCYIQRAFRSGPMPPQPRILCLQGVADGPEQYVAIMNAIFSAQHSTVPIDSCYIGSNNSAFLQQASYITGGIYYKPPQLDGLYQYLSTVFATDLHSRAFLRLPKSVGVDFRASCFCHKQTIDMGYVCSVCLSIFCEHHDKCSTCGIQDVLLRPRLLNGNLVSRYCIIII; encoded by the exons ATGCCTTCTGCTTCTTCCAAACTCTACGCAG ATGACGTGAGCCTCCTCGTTGTAACGCTAGACACCAACCCTTTCTTCTGGAGCACTTTCCCCTTCCCCTTCGCCGAGTTCCTCTCCCAA GTACTCGCTTTTCTCAACTCGATCTTGCTCCTCGGCCAGCTCAACCAGGTGATCGTCATCGCCACCGGATGCAACTCTTGCGGCTACATTTACGATTCCACTTCCGATAAGAACCATGGCTCCACCACCGGTACAATGCCCGCGCTTTATTCCAATTTACTTCACAATCTCGATGAGTTTCTCGCTAGGGACCGCCAATTAGATGCCGACGCGGCTCACGCACCGGGAACCGTTCCTTCTTCGCTGTTATCAGGCTCCTTGTCCATGGCGCTTTGTT ATATACAGAGAGCTTTTCGTTCGGGACCAATGCCTCCTCAGCCTCGG ATTTTATGTTTGCAAGGGGTTGCTGATGGACCAGAACA GTATGTGGCAATCATGAATGCAATTTTCTCTGCACAGCACTCTACA GTTCCTATAGATTCTTGTTATATTGGTTCAAACAATTCTGCATTCCTCCAGCAG GCTTCATACATAACTGGTGGAATATATTACAAGCCTCCCCAATTGGACGGGCTTTATCAATATCTTTCA ACAGTGTTTGCAACTGATTTGCATTCTCGTGCATTTTTACGGCTTCCTAAATCTGTGGGTGTGGATTTTCGTGCCTC GTGTTTCTGCCATAAGCAAACAATTGACATGGGCTATGTGTGTTCTGTATGCTTATCCATATTCTGTGAGCACCATGATAAGTGTTCAACCTGTGG GATTCAGGATGTATTATTGAGACCCAGGTTGTTGAATGGGAACTTGGTCAGTCGTTACTGCATTATTATCATTTAG
- the LOC114415404 gene encoding lysM domain-containing GPI-anchored protein 1-like codes for MPNPNPKHLFHATLFLSILLQALSKSTIEPCSNSDSCNALLGYTLYTDLKVSEVASLFQIDPIALLTANAIDISYPDVEHHILPSKLFLKVPISCSCVDGIRKSVATHYKTRPSDTLSSIADAVYAGLVSSDQLREANSISDPSVLDVGQNLVVPLPCTCFNGSDNSLPAIYLSYVVRPVDTLAAVAARYFTTLTDLMNVNAMGSTAINDGDILAVPIPACASNFPKSASDFGMLVPNGSYAITAGHCVQCSCGPKNLDLYCMPASLAVSCSSMQCRGSNLMLGNVTVQQTSGGCNVTACNYDGIVNGSIVTTLSPSLQPQCPGLQEFPPLVAPPTTVARDTVFAPAPAPLFDGDGPASPKSSLVPSTGLPGGFSPANGPISGISSGASAACSLVKPFPALTYALVLLLVKLMIPVAL; via the exons AtgccaaatccaaatccaaagcACCTTTTCCACGCCACTCTCTTCCTCTCGATACTTCTCCAGGCGCTGTCTAAATCCACGATTGAGCCATGCTCGAACTCCGACTCATGCAACGCGCTTCTGGGATACACCCTCTACACGGACCTCAAAGTCTCCGAAGTGGCGTCGCTCTTCCAAATCGACCCCATCGCGCTTCTCACCGCGAACGCCATCGACATCTCTTACCCCGACGTGGAGCACCACATTCTTCCCTCGAAGCTCTTCCTCAAAGTCCCCATCTCCTGCTCCTGCGTCGACGGCATTCGCAAATCCGTCGCTACTCACTACAAGACCCGCCCCTCCGACACCCTCTCCTCCATCGCCGACGCCGTCTACGCCGGCCTCGTCTCCTCCGACCAGCTCCGCGAGGCTAACTCCATTTCCGACCCTTCAGTTCTTGATGTGGGCCAAAACCTCGTCGTTCCTCTCCCTTGCACCTGCTTCAACGGCTCCGATAACTCTCTCCCCGCGATTTACCTCTCTTATGTTGTTCGCCCCGTTGATACCCTCGCTGCCGTTGCTGCTAGGTACTTCACCACTCTCACTGATTTGATGAATGTTAATGCCATGGGAAGCACTGCTATTAACGACGGTGATATCCTCGCTGTTCCAATACCcg CTTGTGCTTCGAATTTTCCGAAATCCGCCTCTGATTTTGGCATGCTTGTCCCTAATGGAAGCTACGCCATTACCGCGGGGCACTGTGTGCAGTGTAGCTGTGGACCCAAAAACCTTGA tttGTACTGTATGCCGGCTTCTTTGGCTGTTTCTTGCTCCAGCATGCAATGTAGAGGCAGCAACCTTATGCTTGGGAATGTTACCGTTCAGCAGACTAGTGGTGGTTGCAATGTTACTGCTTGCAATTATGATGGCATTGTTAATGGCAGCATTGTAACAAC GTTGTCCCCTTCTCTTCAGCCTCAATGTCCAG GGCTGCAGGAATTCCCTCCTCTTGTTGCCCCACCTACAACCGTTGCAAGGGACACGGTGTTTGCACCAGCACCAGCACCACTGTTCGATGGAGATGGTCCAGCATCACCCAAATCATCGCTGGTGCCTTCAACGGGGCTTCCAGGAGGATTCTCTCCTGCAAATGGCCCTATTAGCGGCATATCTTCTGGTGCTTCGGCTGCATGCTCCTTGGTGAAACCATTTCCCGCTTTGACGTATGCACTAGTGTTATTGCTTGTCAAGTTGATGATACCCGTGGCATTGTAA
- the LOC114415406 gene encoding general transcription and DNA repair factor IIH subunit TFB4-like isoform X3 — MPSASSKLYADDVSLLVVTLDTNPFFWSTFPFPFAEFLSQVLAFLNSILLLGQLNQVIVIATGCNSCGYIYDSTSDKNHGSTTGTMPALYSNLLHNLDEFLARDRQLDADAAHAPGTVPSSLLSGSLSMALCYIQRAFRSGPMPPQPRILCLQGVADGPEQYVAIMNAIFSAQHSTVPIDSCYIGSNNSAFLQQASYITGGIYYKPPQLDGLYQYLSTVFATDLHSRAFLRLPKSVGVDFRASCFCHKQTIDMGYVCSVCLSIFCEHHDKCSTCGLVRVLFP; from the exons ATGCCTTCTGCTTCTTCCAAACTCTACGCAG ATGACGTGAGCCTCCTCGTTGTAACGCTAGACACCAACCCTTTCTTCTGGAGCACTTTCCCCTTCCCCTTCGCCGAGTTCCTCTCCCAA GTACTCGCTTTTCTCAACTCGATCTTGCTCCTCGGCCAGCTCAACCAGGTGATCGTCATCGCCACCGGATGCAACTCTTGCGGCTACATTTACGATTCCACTTCCGATAAGAACCATGGCTCCACCACCGGTACAATGCCCGCGCTTTATTCCAATTTACTTCACAATCTCGATGAGTTTCTCGCTAGGGACCGCCAATTAGATGCCGACGCGGCTCACGCACCGGGAACCGTTCCTTCTTCGCTGTTATCAGGCTCCTTGTCCATGGCGCTTTGTT ATATACAGAGAGCTTTTCGTTCGGGACCAATGCCTCCTCAGCCTCGG ATTTTATGTTTGCAAGGGGTTGCTGATGGACCAGAACA GTATGTGGCAATCATGAATGCAATTTTCTCTGCACAGCACTCTACA GTTCCTATAGATTCTTGTTATATTGGTTCAAACAATTCTGCATTCCTCCAGCAG GCTTCATACATAACTGGTGGAATATATTACAAGCCTCCCCAATTGGACGGGCTTTATCAATATCTTTCA ACAGTGTTTGCAACTGATTTGCATTCTCGTGCATTTTTACGGCTTCCTAAATCTGTGGGTGTGGATTTTCGTGCCTC GTGTTTCTGCCATAAGCAAACAATTGACATGGGCTATGTGTGTTCTGTATGCTTATCCATATTCTGTGAGCACCATGATAAGTGTTCAACCTGTGG ATTAGTCAGGGTCCTTTTCCCCTGA
- the LOC114415406 gene encoding general transcription and DNA repair factor IIH subunit TFB4-like isoform X2, protein MPSASSKLYADDVSLLVVTLDTNPFFWSTFPFPFAEFLSQVLAFLNSILLLGQLNQVIVIATGCNSCGYIYDSTSDKNHGSTTGTMPALYSNLLHNLDEFLARDRQLDADAAHAPGTVPSSLLSGSLSMALCYIQRAFRSGPMPPQPRILCLQGVADGPEQYVAIMNAIFSAQHSTVPIDSCYIGSNNSAFLQQASYITGGIYYKPPQLDGLYQYLSTVFATDLHSRAFLRLPKSVGVDFRASCFCHKQTIDMGYVCSVCLSIFCEHHDKCSTCGSVFGQAQLDASAADRQRKA, encoded by the exons ATGCCTTCTGCTTCTTCCAAACTCTACGCAG ATGACGTGAGCCTCCTCGTTGTAACGCTAGACACCAACCCTTTCTTCTGGAGCACTTTCCCCTTCCCCTTCGCCGAGTTCCTCTCCCAA GTACTCGCTTTTCTCAACTCGATCTTGCTCCTCGGCCAGCTCAACCAGGTGATCGTCATCGCCACCGGATGCAACTCTTGCGGCTACATTTACGATTCCACTTCCGATAAGAACCATGGCTCCACCACCGGTACAATGCCCGCGCTTTATTCCAATTTACTTCACAATCTCGATGAGTTTCTCGCTAGGGACCGCCAATTAGATGCCGACGCGGCTCACGCACCGGGAACCGTTCCTTCTTCGCTGTTATCAGGCTCCTTGTCCATGGCGCTTTGTT ATATACAGAGAGCTTTTCGTTCGGGACCAATGCCTCCTCAGCCTCGG ATTTTATGTTTGCAAGGGGTTGCTGATGGACCAGAACA GTATGTGGCAATCATGAATGCAATTTTCTCTGCACAGCACTCTACA GTTCCTATAGATTCTTGTTATATTGGTTCAAACAATTCTGCATTCCTCCAGCAG GCTTCATACATAACTGGTGGAATATATTACAAGCCTCCCCAATTGGACGGGCTTTATCAATATCTTTCA ACAGTGTTTGCAACTGATTTGCATTCTCGTGCATTTTTACGGCTTCCTAAATCTGTGGGTGTGGATTTTCGTGCCTC GTGTTTCTGCCATAAGCAAACAATTGACATGGGCTATGTGTGTTCTGTATGCTTATCCATATTCTGTGAGCACCATGATAAGTGTTCAACCTGTGG GTCTGTATTTGGCCAGGCTCAACTAGATGCCTCAGCAGCCGACCGGCAAAGAAAGGCTTGA